From one Salmo salar chromosome ssa09, Ssal_v3.1, whole genome shotgun sequence genomic stretch:
- the LOC106612426 gene encoding rho guanine nucleotide exchange factor 12 isoform X7, which translates to MSDTQSSITDRSSSILSKDHPPDKKPKSDKPAVSASLEFDPTGLVQRCVIIQKDENGFGLTVSGDNPVFVQLVKEDGAAERAGVQTGDRIIKVNGTLVTHSNHVEVVKLIKSGSYVALTVLGRPPGLPQIPLLEGEAKLVFLGAQTGSSSVTSPNSPGQPMGERPYSPHDHITSPLPIWEENNSVHNQKVHILQKMLSKEQEDLQAMKEEYSRNPTPKLLKDIQEAKKHIPQLQGQLSKATGAAQDALRLGDGDDGSMVDMDHTPSSSSNDLSWSSSMMSPVLRGFASASPESLCQRDVLSYHSPKSTPRDSFNSCHSPDPEDTPDLDSLSPSTVSSPSCFVSQIIGAEDDYFGSDQEQVNGQCSCFQSMELLKSRPAHLAAFLHHVVSQFDPAPLLCYLYADLCKQTNSKETRRVFMDFHNFFIDRGANLKVAVPESLSSDLDRRRTELIPEELNRQYVQMVQDTQLPDIQRNLEDFRQKRSMGLTLAEGELARLDTERVRDRVALERERACAENIITKIEDVLLTTQSTEEEKCTTMQYVILTYMKHLGVKVKEPRGLESKWVRINFLPKIKKSIKTEKEGGEEKVKRTRFPSILGPPRRPSRVDPTSVGKAMDINKPRPQKQLSQPSLGALEHLEAGRLRASQSSEGSELIHSSSTNATSPTNSTTNNNASDGGSRDSEFVGTPNSAFPKLSEGLGDLDSLEYAPNTHFDYSLSPYSLDQLQEEDRESGILEGTPKAIRRLDGLGSTDVQSEDDQGGTDSEHDPLNWQQLVGREVLAGLQPHEIKRQEVINELFYTERAHLRMLKVLDNIFYQKLTREGILPAADIKNIFTNLEDIVQLHVWISEQMVTIRKRNETSVIDQIGDDLLSWFSRGEEEKIKQAVGTFCSNQPFALELIKSRQKKDSRFTSFMQEAESNRLCRRLQLKDIIPVEMQRFTKYPLLLENIAKYTDDTVEKDKVKKAGDCCRKILNHVNQAVKESENKQRLEDYQRRLDLSSLKQTENPMISELKNLDLTKKKMVHEGPLSWKVNKDKTIELYTLLLEDILVLLQKQDERLILKCHSKNLSGTADTKHIFSPIIKLNAVLVRSVATDNKSFFVLSMSDNGAQIYELMAQTVSEQRMWQRHITQRADVMKVKPNSVIPLPQTDGERDGVEIITAGIAQLSKDPDRISSGSSQSIEGCAASGGEMQTSLPDANPFEGLKPEEEEPNREEGLYGDPDLADRLPFRMAVDGLSESDGVGFSPSRADDALKTLSALKQVLVTQLMSQEDGEGAGRSSSGGGRLLRTTSLRTPVDSRARVAVQNGSGRCTQASHPEDPAQDLVSGDTGFFESPEDYAGYLVLEGYGGSGESSTDDDLQATGKQLSASRGCGAGDSGISLRFSSASQAGSISSFSRQVLSHIRNLQTNLNHLKEVEAKYHSLLRQRPARSSTDMDDNKDKR; encoded by the exons GTGAACGGGACCCTAGTAACACATTCAAACCACGTGGAAGTAGTAAAGCTCATAAAAT CGGGCTCCTATGTGGCCCTCACAGTGTTGGGGCGACCCCCTGGGTTGCCCCAGATCCCCCTGTTGGAGGGTGAGGCTAAGCTGGTATTCCTGGGGGCCCAGACAGGGTCGTCCTCTGTCACCTCTCCAAACTCCCCTGGACAGCCAATGGGGGAGCGCCCATACAGCCCCCATGACCACATCACCTCTCCTCTACCGATATGG GAAGAGAACAACAGCGTACACAACCAAAAGGTGCACATCCTGCAGAAGATGTTGTCCAAAGAGCAAGAAGATTTGCAG gCAATGAAGGAGGAGTACAGCAGGAATCCGACGCCCAAACTACTGAAGGACATCCAGGAAGCCAAGAAGCACATTCCACAGCTGCAGGGGCAGCTTAGTAAGGCCACTGGGGCAGCACAG GATGCCCTGCGATTGGGTGATGGAGATGATGGAAGCATGGTGGACATGGACCACACACCTTCCTCCAGTAGCAATGACCTCTCATGGAGTAGCAGTATGATGTCCCCT GTTCTCCGTGGTTTTGCATCTGCCTCCCCGGAGAGCCTGTGCCAAAGAGACGTGTTGTCCTACCACAGCCCAAAGAGCACTCCCCGAGACAGCTTCAACTCCTGCCACTCCCCTGATCCAGAAGACACTCCAGACCTG gactccctgtccccctccactGTCAGCAGCCCCTCATGCTTCGTCTCCCAGATCATTGGAGCTGAGGACGACTACTTTGGCTCTGATCAGGAACAG GTCAATGGCCAGTGCAGCTGTTTCCAGAGCATGGAGCTGCTCAAGTCCAGACCTGCCCACCTGGCAGCGTTCCTGCATCATGTCGTCTCCCAGTTTGACCCTGCACCGCTG CTCTGCTACCTCTACGCTGACCTGTGCAAGCAGACCAACTCCAAAGAAACCAGACGGGTGTTCATGGACTTCCACAACTTCTTCATCGACCGGGGAGCT AATTTAAAAGTGGCTGTTCCCGAGTCCCTATCCTCTGACCTTG ACCGGAGGAGGACAGAGCTAATCCCTGAGGAGCTGAACAGACAGTACGTCCAGATGGTGCAGGACACCCAGCTCCCTGACATCCAAAGGAACCTGGAGGACTTCAG GCAGAAGCGCAGTATGGGCCTAACCCTGGCGGAGGGGGAACTGGCCCGGCTGGACACGGAGCGCGTCAGAGACCGGGTAGCACTGGAGAGAGAACGCGCTTGTGCTGAAAACATCATCACCAAGATAGAGGATGTTCT GTTGACAACTCAATCcacagaggaggagaaatg CACTACTATGCAGTATGTCATCCTCACGTACATGAAGCACCTTGGCGTGAAAGTCAAAGAGCCACGCGGCCTAGAGTCCAAATGGGTCCGCATCAACTTCCTCCCCAAGATCAAG AAGAGCATCAAGAccgagaaggagggaggggaggagaaggtgaAACGAACCAGGTTTCCCAGCATCCTCGGGCCTCCTCGCCGGCCCAGCCGCGTCGACCCCACGTCCG TTGGCAAGGCCATGGACATCAACAAGCCACGGCCCCAGAAGCAGCTGTCCCAGCCCAGCCTGGGGGCCCTGGAGCACCTGGAGGCGGGTCGCTTGAGGGCCAGTCAGTCCAGCGAGGGCTCAGAGCTCATACATTCCTCCTCGACCAACGCCACCTCGCCAACCAACAGCACCACCAACAACAACGCCTCTGACGGAGGCAGCAGAGACTCTGAGTTTG ttggGACCCCTAACTCTGCCTTCCCCAAACTGAGTGAGGGTCTTGGAGACCTGGACAGTCTAGAGTACGCTCCAAACACACACTTTGACTACAGCCTGAGCCCCTATAGCCTGGACCAGctacaggaggaggacagggagagcgg AATTCTTGAAGGAACACCCAAGGCTATCAGAAG GTTGGATGGCCTTGGTTCTACAGATGTGCAGAGTGAAGACGACCAAGGAGGCACTGACTCTGAGCACGACCCCCTCAACTGGCAGCAGCTGGTGGGACGTGAGGTCCTGGCTGGACTCCAGCCCCACGAGATCAAGAGACAGGAAGTCATAAATG AGCTGTTCTACACTGAGAGGGCCCACCTGCGGATGCTCAAAGTGCTGGATAACATCTTCTACCAGAAGCTCACCAGAGAGGGCATACTGCCTGCTGCCGACATCAAGAACATCTTCACCAACCTGGAGGACATTGTTCAACTGCATG TTTGGATATCTGAGCAAATGGTAACAATTCGGAAAAGGAACGAGACGTCCGTAATCGACCAAATAGGAGACGACTTGCTGTCCTGG TTCAGCAGGGGCGAGGAGGAGAAGATCAAGCAGGCGGTGGGCACGTTCTGCAGCAACCAGCCCTTCGCTCTGGAGCTCATCAAGAGCAGACAGAAGAAGGACTCGCGCTTCACCTCCTTCATGCAG GAAGCTGAGAGTAACCGACTGTGTCGAAGACTCCAACTGAAGGACATCATTCCTGTGGAGATGCAGAGGTTCACCAAGTACCCTCTCCTACTGGAGAACATCGCCAAGTACACAG ATGACACCGTGGAGAAAGATAAGGTAAAGAAGGCGGGCGACTGCTGCAGGAAGATCCTCAATCACGTCAACCAAGCAGTGAAGGAATCTGAAAACAAGCAG AGGCTGGAGGACTACCAGAGGCGGTTAGACCTCTCGTCTCTGAAGCAGACAGAGAACCCCATGATTTCAGAGCTCAAG AACCTGGACCTGACCAAGAAGAAGATGGTCCATGAGGGACCACTGTCATGGAAGGTCAACAAGGACAAGACTATTG AGCTGTACACCCTGCTCCTGGAGGACATCCTGGTGCTGCTGCAGAAGCAGGACGAGCGGCTCATCCTCAAGTGCCACAGCAAAAACCTGTCTGGCACCGCCGACACCAAGCACATCTTCAGCCCCATCATCAAGCTCAACGCGGTGCTGGTGCGCTCTGTGGCCACAG ACAACAAGTCGTTCTTTGTTCTCTCAATGTCGGACAACGGGGCCCAAATCTACGAGCTGATGGCCCAGACCGTATCAGAGCAGAGAAT GTGGCAGCGGCATATCACCCAGAGAGCGGACGTCATGAAAGTGAAGCCGAACAGCGTCATCCCCTTACCTCAAACAGA tggagagagagacggtgtgGAGATCATCACTGCAGGCATAGCCCAACTCAGTAAGGACCCGGACCGCATCTCCTCTGGAAGCAGCCAGTCTATAG AGGGCTGCGCTGCCTCTGGAGGCGAGATGCAGACCTCTCTCCCAGATGCCAACCCATTTGAAGGACTCAAGCCCGAAGAGGAGGAGCCCAACCGGGAGGAGGGGCTTTATGGGGACCCGGACCTTGCAGATAGGCTGCCCTTCCGCATGGCCGTAGACGGGCTCAGCGAATCGGACGGTGTGGGCTTCAGTCCTTCTAGAGCTGACGATGCTTTAAAGACAT TGTCAGCGCTGAAGCAGGTCCTTGTGACCCAGCTCATGTCACAGGAGGACGGCGAAGGCGCCGGGCGCTCCTCCTCGGGGGGCGGGCGTCTTCTCAGGACCACGTCCCTGAGGACCCCCGTGGACAGCCGGGCCCGGGTGGCGGTTCAGAACGGCTCAGGGAGGTGCACCCAGGCAAGCCACCCCGAGGACCCGGCTCAGGACCTGGTGTCTGGGGACACGGGCTTCTTTGAGTCCCCCGAGGATTATG CAGGGTACCTGGTCTTGGAGGGCTACGGGGGCTCGGGGGAGAGCAGCACGGACGACGACCTCCAGGCCACGGGGAAGCAGCTGAGTGCCTCGCGGGGCTGCGGGGCAGGAGACTCTGGGATCAGCCTAAGGTTCTCCTCTGCCTCACAGGCAGGCAGCATCTCCAGCTTCAGCCGACAGGTCCTGTCCCACATCCGCAACCTGCAGACCAACCTCAACCACCTCAAG gaggtagaggccAAGTATCACAGTCTACTACGCCAAAGGCCGGCCAGGTCATCGACAGACATGGACGATAACAAAG ATAAGAGATAG
- the LOC106612426 gene encoding rho guanine nucleotide exchange factor 12 isoform X4, with product MSDTQSSITDRSSSILSKDHPPDKKPKSDKPAVSASLEFDPTDVLVQKSDCVLAEGKPESCGLVQRCVIIQKDENGFGLTVSGDNPVFVQLVKEDGAAERAGVQTGDRIIKVNGTLVTHSNHVEVVKLIKSGSYVALTVLGRPPGLPQIPLLEGEAKLVFLGAQTGSSSVTSPNSPGQPMGERPYSPHDHITSPLPIWEENNSVHNQKVHILQKMLSKEQEDLQAMKEEYSRNPTPKLLKDIQEAKKHIPQLQGQLSKATGAAQDALRLGDGDDGSMVDMDHTPSSSSNDLSWSSSMMSPVLRGFASASPESLCQRDVLSYHSPKSTPRDSFNSCHSPDPEDTPDLDSLSPSTVSSPSCFVSQIIGAEDDYFGSDQEQVNGQCSCFQSMELLKSRPAHLAAFLHHVVSQFDPAPLLCYLYADLCKQTNSKETRRVFMDFHNFFIDRGANLKVAVPESLSSDLDRRRTELIPEELNRQYVQMVQDTQLPDIQRNLEDFRQKRSMGLTLAEGELARLDTERVRDRVALERERACAENIITKIEDVLLTTQSTEEEKCTTMQYVILTYMKHLGVKVKEPRGLESKWVRINFLPKIKKSIKTEKEGGEEKVKRTRFPSILGPPRRPSRVDPTSVGKAMDINKPRPQKQLSQPSLGALEHLEAGRLRASQSSEGSELIHSSSTNATSPTNSTTNNNASDGGSRDSEFVGTPNSAFPKLSEGLGDLDSLEYAPNTHFDYSLSPYSLDQLQEEDRESGILEGTPKAIRRLDGLGSTDVQSEDDQGGTDSEHDPLNWQQLVGREVLAGLQPHEIKRQEVINELFYTERAHLRMLKVLDNIFYQKLTREGILPAADIKNIFTNLEDIVQLHVWISEQMVTIRKRNETSVIDQIGDDLLSWFSRGEEEKIKQAVGTFCSNQPFALELIKSRQKKDSRFTSFMQEAESNRLCRRLQLKDIIPVEMQRFTKYPLLLENIAKYTDDTVEKDKVKKAGDCCRKILNHVNQAVKESENKQRLEDYQRRLDLSSLKQTENPMISELKNLDLTKKKMVHEGPLSWKVNKDKTIELYTLLLEDILVLLQKQDERLILKCHSKNLSGTADTKHIFSPIIKLNAVLVRSVATDNKSFFVLSMSDNGAQIYELMAQTVSEQRMWQRHITQRADVMKVKPNSVIPLPQTDGERDGVEIITAGIAQLSKDPDRISSGSSQSIEGCAASGGEMQTSLPDANPFEGLKPEEEEPNREEGLYGDPDLADRLPFRMAVDGLSESDGVGFSPSRADDALKTLSALKQVLVTQLMSQEDGEGAGRSSSGGGRLLRTTSLRTPVDSRARVAVQNGSGRCTQASHPEDPAQDLVSGDTGFFESPEDYAGYLVLEGYGGSGESSTDDDLQATGKQLSASRGCGAGDSGISLRFSSASQAGSISSFSRQVLSHIRNLQTNLNHLKEVEAKYHSLLRQRPARSSTDMDDNKDKR from the exons GTGAACGGGACCCTAGTAACACATTCAAACCACGTGGAAGTAGTAAAGCTCATAAAAT CGGGCTCCTATGTGGCCCTCACAGTGTTGGGGCGACCCCCTGGGTTGCCCCAGATCCCCCTGTTGGAGGGTGAGGCTAAGCTGGTATTCCTGGGGGCCCAGACAGGGTCGTCCTCTGTCACCTCTCCAAACTCCCCTGGACAGCCAATGGGGGAGCGCCCATACAGCCCCCATGACCACATCACCTCTCCTCTACCGATATGG GAAGAGAACAACAGCGTACACAACCAAAAGGTGCACATCCTGCAGAAGATGTTGTCCAAAGAGCAAGAAGATTTGCAG gCAATGAAGGAGGAGTACAGCAGGAATCCGACGCCCAAACTACTGAAGGACATCCAGGAAGCCAAGAAGCACATTCCACAGCTGCAGGGGCAGCTTAGTAAGGCCACTGGGGCAGCACAG GATGCCCTGCGATTGGGTGATGGAGATGATGGAAGCATGGTGGACATGGACCACACACCTTCCTCCAGTAGCAATGACCTCTCATGGAGTAGCAGTATGATGTCCCCT GTTCTCCGTGGTTTTGCATCTGCCTCCCCGGAGAGCCTGTGCCAAAGAGACGTGTTGTCCTACCACAGCCCAAAGAGCACTCCCCGAGACAGCTTCAACTCCTGCCACTCCCCTGATCCAGAAGACACTCCAGACCTG gactccctgtccccctccactGTCAGCAGCCCCTCATGCTTCGTCTCCCAGATCATTGGAGCTGAGGACGACTACTTTGGCTCTGATCAGGAACAG GTCAATGGCCAGTGCAGCTGTTTCCAGAGCATGGAGCTGCTCAAGTCCAGACCTGCCCACCTGGCAGCGTTCCTGCATCATGTCGTCTCCCAGTTTGACCCTGCACCGCTG CTCTGCTACCTCTACGCTGACCTGTGCAAGCAGACCAACTCCAAAGAAACCAGACGGGTGTTCATGGACTTCCACAACTTCTTCATCGACCGGGGAGCT AATTTAAAAGTGGCTGTTCCCGAGTCCCTATCCTCTGACCTTG ACCGGAGGAGGACAGAGCTAATCCCTGAGGAGCTGAACAGACAGTACGTCCAGATGGTGCAGGACACCCAGCTCCCTGACATCCAAAGGAACCTGGAGGACTTCAG GCAGAAGCGCAGTATGGGCCTAACCCTGGCGGAGGGGGAACTGGCCCGGCTGGACACGGAGCGCGTCAGAGACCGGGTAGCACTGGAGAGAGAACGCGCTTGTGCTGAAAACATCATCACCAAGATAGAGGATGTTCT GTTGACAACTCAATCcacagaggaggagaaatg CACTACTATGCAGTATGTCATCCTCACGTACATGAAGCACCTTGGCGTGAAAGTCAAAGAGCCACGCGGCCTAGAGTCCAAATGGGTCCGCATCAACTTCCTCCCCAAGATCAAG AAGAGCATCAAGAccgagaaggagggaggggaggagaaggtgaAACGAACCAGGTTTCCCAGCATCCTCGGGCCTCCTCGCCGGCCCAGCCGCGTCGACCCCACGTCCG TTGGCAAGGCCATGGACATCAACAAGCCACGGCCCCAGAAGCAGCTGTCCCAGCCCAGCCTGGGGGCCCTGGAGCACCTGGAGGCGGGTCGCTTGAGGGCCAGTCAGTCCAGCGAGGGCTCAGAGCTCATACATTCCTCCTCGACCAACGCCACCTCGCCAACCAACAGCACCACCAACAACAACGCCTCTGACGGAGGCAGCAGAGACTCTGAGTTTG ttggGACCCCTAACTCTGCCTTCCCCAAACTGAGTGAGGGTCTTGGAGACCTGGACAGTCTAGAGTACGCTCCAAACACACACTTTGACTACAGCCTGAGCCCCTATAGCCTGGACCAGctacaggaggaggacagggagagcgg AATTCTTGAAGGAACACCCAAGGCTATCAGAAG GTTGGATGGCCTTGGTTCTACAGATGTGCAGAGTGAAGACGACCAAGGAGGCACTGACTCTGAGCACGACCCCCTCAACTGGCAGCAGCTGGTGGGACGTGAGGTCCTGGCTGGACTCCAGCCCCACGAGATCAAGAGACAGGAAGTCATAAATG AGCTGTTCTACACTGAGAGGGCCCACCTGCGGATGCTCAAAGTGCTGGATAACATCTTCTACCAGAAGCTCACCAGAGAGGGCATACTGCCTGCTGCCGACATCAAGAACATCTTCACCAACCTGGAGGACATTGTTCAACTGCATG TTTGGATATCTGAGCAAATGGTAACAATTCGGAAAAGGAACGAGACGTCCGTAATCGACCAAATAGGAGACGACTTGCTGTCCTGG TTCAGCAGGGGCGAGGAGGAGAAGATCAAGCAGGCGGTGGGCACGTTCTGCAGCAACCAGCCCTTCGCTCTGGAGCTCATCAAGAGCAGACAGAAGAAGGACTCGCGCTTCACCTCCTTCATGCAG GAAGCTGAGAGTAACCGACTGTGTCGAAGACTCCAACTGAAGGACATCATTCCTGTGGAGATGCAGAGGTTCACCAAGTACCCTCTCCTACTGGAGAACATCGCCAAGTACACAG ATGACACCGTGGAGAAAGATAAGGTAAAGAAGGCGGGCGACTGCTGCAGGAAGATCCTCAATCACGTCAACCAAGCAGTGAAGGAATCTGAAAACAAGCAG AGGCTGGAGGACTACCAGAGGCGGTTAGACCTCTCGTCTCTGAAGCAGACAGAGAACCCCATGATTTCAGAGCTCAAG AACCTGGACCTGACCAAGAAGAAGATGGTCCATGAGGGACCACTGTCATGGAAGGTCAACAAGGACAAGACTATTG AGCTGTACACCCTGCTCCTGGAGGACATCCTGGTGCTGCTGCAGAAGCAGGACGAGCGGCTCATCCTCAAGTGCCACAGCAAAAACCTGTCTGGCACCGCCGACACCAAGCACATCTTCAGCCCCATCATCAAGCTCAACGCGGTGCTGGTGCGCTCTGTGGCCACAG ACAACAAGTCGTTCTTTGTTCTCTCAATGTCGGACAACGGGGCCCAAATCTACGAGCTGATGGCCCAGACCGTATCAGAGCAGAGAAT GTGGCAGCGGCATATCACCCAGAGAGCGGACGTCATGAAAGTGAAGCCGAACAGCGTCATCCCCTTACCTCAAACAGA tggagagagagacggtgtgGAGATCATCACTGCAGGCATAGCCCAACTCAGTAAGGACCCGGACCGCATCTCCTCTGGAAGCAGCCAGTCTATAG AGGGCTGCGCTGCCTCTGGAGGCGAGATGCAGACCTCTCTCCCAGATGCCAACCCATTTGAAGGACTCAAGCCCGAAGAGGAGGAGCCCAACCGGGAGGAGGGGCTTTATGGGGACCCGGACCTTGCAGATAGGCTGCCCTTCCGCATGGCCGTAGACGGGCTCAGCGAATCGGACGGTGTGGGCTTCAGTCCTTCTAGAGCTGACGATGCTTTAAAGACAT TGTCAGCGCTGAAGCAGGTCCTTGTGACCCAGCTCATGTCACAGGAGGACGGCGAAGGCGCCGGGCGCTCCTCCTCGGGGGGCGGGCGTCTTCTCAGGACCACGTCCCTGAGGACCCCCGTGGACAGCCGGGCCCGGGTGGCGGTTCAGAACGGCTCAGGGAGGTGCACCCAGGCAAGCCACCCCGAGGACCCGGCTCAGGACCTGGTGTCTGGGGACACGGGCTTCTTTGAGTCCCCCGAGGATTATG CAGGGTACCTGGTCTTGGAGGGCTACGGGGGCTCGGGGGAGAGCAGCACGGACGACGACCTCCAGGCCACGGGGAAGCAGCTGAGTGCCTCGCGGGGCTGCGGGGCAGGAGACTCTGGGATCAGCCTAAGGTTCTCCTCTGCCTCACAGGCAGGCAGCATCTCCAGCTTCAGCCGACAGGTCCTGTCCCACATCCGCAACCTGCAGACCAACCTCAACCACCTCAAG gaggtagaggccAAGTATCACAGTCTACTACGCCAAAGGCCGGCCAGGTCATCGACAGACATGGACGATAACAAAG ATAAGAGATAG